One genomic segment of Ignavibacteriota bacterium includes these proteins:
- a CDS encoding c-type cytochrome: protein MKKINYLFIFIFLSSLLNFNYSQPSGEKIFSEKCLSCHTIGEGKRIGPDLANIHTRREENWLLKFISSSQSLITQGDSTAVSLFKENNNAVMPDQQLSNIEIKAVINYITLNSPDPNNPDVRTPKQIFDATSVTDLFIQRGKALFEGTKKFTNGAAPCISCHNVQLPGVFTGGNIAVDLSAAFTRLSAAGVDGIIRNPPFPAMINNFAESPLTDEEIKYLMAYLYYSDNWNLTQNHTGSSDANFVLFTVLMLDIILLAMLLYWQRVKKLSVNALHQ from the coding sequence ATGAAAAAAATAAATTATTTATTTATCTTCATTTTTTTGAGTTCTCTACTAAATTTTAATTATTCACAGCCCTCCGGTGAAAAAATATTTTCTGAAAAGTGTTTGTCGTGCCATACAATTGGTGAAGGGAAAAGAATCGGACCTGATTTGGCAAACATTCATACTAGACGAGAAGAAAATTGGTTATTAAAATTTATTAGTTCATCGCAATCTCTTATCACACAAGGCGATTCAACAGCTGTATCTCTTTTTAAAGAGAATAATAATGCTGTGATGCCTGATCAGCAACTTAGTAATATTGAAATTAAAGCGGTGATTAATTATATCACCTTGAATAGTCCGGATCCGAATAATCCGGATGTAAGAACACCAAAGCAAATATTCGATGCAACAAGCGTTACCGATTTGTTTATCCAACGCGGTAAAGCACTTTTCGAAGGAACAAAAAAATTTACCAACGGTGCAGCACCTTGTATTAGTTGTCATAATGTACAATTGCCGGGTGTCTTCACAGGTGGAAATATCGCGGTGGATTTAAGTGCTGCATTTACACGCCTTAGTGCAGCTGGTGTTGATGGTATTATTAGAAACCCACCTTTCCCTGCAATGATAAATAATTTTGCTGAAAGCCCCTTAACTGATGAAGAGATTAAATATTTAATGGCATATCTGTATTATTCAGATAATTGGAATTTAACTCAAAACCATACTGGAAGTAGTGATGCAAATTTTGTTTTATTTACTGTTCTAATGTTGGACATAATTTTATTAGCAATGCTGTTATACTGGCAACGTGTTAAAAAGCTAAGTGTTAATGCATTACATCAATAA
- a CDS encoding nitrate reductase subunit alpha, with the protein MTWIKDIFSPNTRKWEEFYRNRFQHDKIVRSTHGVNCTGGCSWQIHIKDGIVVWETQQLDYPLLESNLPPYEPRGCQRGISFSWYLYSPLRIKYPLVRGTLIDFYRNEKIKTGDPIKAWENLQNDHEKRNVYQKARGKGGFRRTTWDEVLEIIAAANIYTAKKYGPDRVVGFSPIPAMSMLSYAAGSRFLQLFGGVNLSFYDWYCDLPNASPEIWGEQTDVCESADWYNSKMIAVMGANLNMTRTPDCHFFAEARHNGTKAVVFAPDFNQVAKYADQWIPLHAGSDGAFWMAVTHIILNEFHHEKKTPYFIDYVKKYTDSSYLVELNNEKGIYKPGRLLRANQIEEYQNISNGDWKFLNIDSQTRRLIVPKGSVGHRWDKDKGNWNMKYENSADNSKYDPMLTFIDDNDDIYQVEFVEYGLNKNRNRGVPVKFIKNKIGEKIVVTTVYDLTMAQYGVSRGLNGDYPLDYSDQDSAYTPAWQEIFTGIDSQTVISYAREWANTAQITEGKCMIIIGAGVNHWYHNNLMYRSGIMALMLCGCIGKNGGGLNHYVGQEKLAPSDSWGAIAFAKDWVNSSRLQQTPIWHYINTCQYRYDGLTSDYSTGPKNELTNKHMGDLIFKSVRMGWMPFYPQFNKNSLNIAKEAHSNDAEDIKNYVLEKLKKREIEYSIADPDNEINFPRVWYIWRGNAISGSMKGHEYALKHYLGTNSNLIAKDSEDRTEEVKWHDVAPEGKMDLVVDLNFRMDSSALYSDIVLPAASWYEKDDLNSTDMHSFIHPLSAAIAPVWESKSDWEIFKAVALKTSELAKVNFNQPQIDVVTVPLSHDSPDEISQSGINDWFTNECEAIPGKTMHKISIIERDYTKIYDKFISLGENIKKTGLSAHGNYYNCEDFYEEMLISNHFPKEKIDGKIYPSLKEAISAANAVLHLSSLTNGELTKRAYKYMEVKSGLVLADLAEGTKDLRLNFKDLQAQPRRYNTSPVWSGLMNNGRAYSAFTYNIERLVPWRTLTGRQHFYLDHEMYIKYGEHLPTYKPSPKPEAFGDLNETSKEIKGKALNCLTPHGKWHIHSTYMDNLRMLTLSRGCEPCWLSEADANELEIKDNDWVEVFNDNGVYCTRAVVSSRIPKGVCIVYHTVERTITIPKSEIRGNKRAGGNNSITRTHLKPNLLAGGYGQFSFHFNYWGPTAPNRDTHVYVKKMTSVNF; encoded by the coding sequence ATGACTTGGATAAAAGACATATTTTCTCCTAATACTAGAAAATGGGAAGAATTTTATAGAAATCGTTTTCAACATGATAAAATAGTAAGAAGTACGCATGGTGTAAATTGTACAGGGGGCTGTTCGTGGCAGATTCATATTAAAGATGGAATTGTTGTATGGGAAACACAGCAATTAGATTATCCATTACTTGAAAGCAATCTTCCTCCTTATGAGCCACGCGGATGTCAAAGAGGAATTTCATTTTCATGGTATTTGTACAGTCCACTTAGAATAAAATATCCACTTGTTAGAGGGACGTTAATTGATTTTTATCGTAACGAGAAAATTAAAACAGGAGATCCCATAAAAGCATGGGAAAATTTGCAGAATGATCATGAAAAAAGAAATGTGTATCAGAAAGCTAGAGGAAAAGGTGGATTTAGAAGAACTACCTGGGATGAAGTTCTTGAAATTATCGCTGCTGCAAATATTTATACAGCAAAAAAATACGGACCTGACCGAGTTGTTGGGTTTTCACCAATTCCGGCTATGTCTATGCTGAGCTATGCAGCGGGAAGCAGATTTCTACAATTGTTTGGTGGAGTGAATTTGAGTTTTTATGATTGGTATTGTGATTTACCAAATGCTTCACCTGAAATCTGGGGAGAGCAGACCGACGTATGTGAAAGCGCAGATTGGTACAATTCAAAAATGATTGCGGTAATGGGAGCAAACCTTAATATGACAAGAACGCCTGACTGTCATTTTTTCGCAGAGGCACGTCATAATGGAACAAAAGCAGTTGTGTTTGCACCTGATTTTAATCAAGTTGCTAAATATGCGGACCAGTGGATACCTTTACATGCGGGAAGTGATGGTGCTTTTTGGATGGCAGTAACTCACATTATTTTAAATGAATTTCATCATGAAAAGAAAACACCATATTTTATAGATTATGTAAAAAAATATACAGACTCTAGCTATCTAGTAGAATTGAACAACGAAAAAGGAATTTATAAACCAGGTCGTTTATTACGTGCAAATCAAATTGAAGAATATCAAAATATTTCAAACGGTGATTGGAAATTCCTAAATATTGATTCGCAAACAAGAAGACTTATTGTGCCGAAAGGAAGCGTAGGTCATAGATGGGATAAGGATAAAGGAAATTGGAATATGAAGTATGAAAATTCTGCTGATAATTCCAAGTATGATCCTATGCTTACTTTCATTGATGATAATGATGATATATATCAAGTAGAATTTGTTGAATATGGCTTGAATAAAAATCGCAATCGTGGTGTTCCAGTAAAATTTATCAAAAATAAAATCGGTGAAAAAATTGTCGTTACCACTGTTTATGATTTAACCATGGCGCAATATGGAGTTAGCAGAGGACTTAATGGAGATTATCCTTTAGATTATTCGGATCAAGATTCTGCTTATACACCAGCTTGGCAAGAAATATTTACAGGTATTGATTCACAAACAGTAATTAGTTACGCTAGAGAATGGGCAAATACGGCGCAAATTACCGAAGGTAAATGCATGATAATCATCGGTGCTGGAGTAAATCATTGGTATCATAATAACCTTATGTACCGGTCTGGTATTATGGCTTTAATGCTTTGTGGATGCATCGGTAAAAACGGTGGCGGTTTAAATCATTATGTAGGACAAGAAAAACTTGCACCATCGGACTCTTGGGGTGCAATTGCATTTGCAAAAGACTGGGTAAACAGTTCACGGCTTCAGCAAACACCTATCTGGCATTATATAAATACCTGTCAATATCGATATGATGGTCTTACATCGGATTATAGCACAGGTCCCAAAAATGAATTAACTAATAAACATATGGGGGATTTGATTTTCAAATCTGTGAGAATGGGTTGGATGCCGTTTTATCCTCAGTTCAATAAAAATTCTTTGAATATAGCAAAGGAAGCACACAGTAATGATGCAGAAGATATTAAAAATTATGTTTTAGAAAAACTAAAGAAACGAGAAATTGAATATTCAATTGCAGATCCTGATAATGAAATAAATTTTCCGCGCGTGTGGTATATATGGCGAGGTAATGCAATTTCAGGAAGTATGAAAGGGCACGAATATGCTCTAAAACATTATCTTGGCACTAATTCCAATTTGATTGCAAAAGATAGTGAAGATCGAACAGAAGAAGTAAAATGGCATGATGTTGCGCCCGAAGGCAAAATGGATTTGGTTGTTGATTTAAATTTTCGAATGGATTCATCTGCTCTATATTCTGATATTGTTTTACCAGCTGCATCTTGGTATGAAAAAGATGATCTAAATAGTACAGATATGCATTCATTCATTCATCCTCTATCAGCGGCAATTGCTCCAGTTTGGGAATCAAAATCTGATTGGGAAATTTTTAAGGCAGTTGCATTAAAAACAAGTGAACTTGCAAAAGTTAATTTTAATCAACCGCAAATTGATGTAGTTACCGTCCCTCTTTCGCATGATTCTCCTGATGAAATATCTCAGTCGGGAATAAATGATTGGTTTACAAATGAATGCGAAGCTATTCCTGGTAAAACAATGCACAAAATTTCTATTATTGAAAGAGATTATACAAAGATATACGATAAATTTATTTCATTAGGAGAAAATATTAAGAAGACAGGACTTAGTGCTCATGGAAATTATTATAATTGTGAAGATTTTTATGAAGAAATGCTAATTTCGAACCATTTCCCTAAGGAAAAAATTGATGGAAAAATTTATCCATCTCTCAAAGAAGCAATTTCTGCTGCTAACGCAGTACTTCATCTTTCTTCATTAACTAATGGAGAACTAACTAAACGTGCATACAAATATATGGAAGTTAAGTCTGGACTTGTTCTAGCGGATTTGGCTGAAGGAACTAAAGATTTAAGATTAAACTTTAAGGATTTACAAGCGCAGCCGAGAAGATATAATACTTCACCGGTATGGTCGGGTTTAATGAATAATGGAAGAGCTTATTCAGCATTCACTTATAATATTGAAAGATTGGTACCTTGGAGAACCTTAACAGGTAGGCAACATTTTTATCTTGATCATGAAATGTATATTAAATATGGTGAACATCTTCCAACGTATAAACCTTCGCCAAAACCTGAAGCTTTCGGAGATTTAAATGAAACATCAAAAGAAATAAAAGGCAAAGCCTTAAACTGTCTGACTCCACATGGAAAATGGCATATACATTCAACATACATGGATAATCTTAGAATGCTCACCCTATCGAGAGGTTGTGAACCTTGTTGGTTAAGTGAAGCTGATGCAAATGAATTAGAAATAAAAGATAATGACTGGGTGGAAGTTTTTAACGATAACGGCGTTTACTGCACTCGTGCAGTTGTAAGTTCTAGAATTCCTAAAGGTGTCTGCATTGTTTATCATACAGTTGAAAGGACTATTACGATCCCTAAATCTGAAATACGTGGTAATAAACGAGCAGGCGGAAACAATAGTATAACAAGAACACATTTAAAACCAAATTTGCTTGCTGGAGGGTATGGTCAATTTTCTTTTCATTTCAATTATTGGGGTCCAACAGCACCTAATAGAGATACTCATGTATATGTAAAAAAAATGACTAGTGTAAATTTCTGA